In Doryrhamphus excisus isolate RoL2022-K1 chromosome 21, RoL_Dexc_1.0, whole genome shotgun sequence, a single genomic region encodes these proteins:
- the mettl4 gene encoding N(6)-adenine-specific methyltransferase METTL4 isoform X3 — MSVVVEGKYGWFLDACALIDRGYERCLTRKANPQSNLKGCFKSQCFNVMKSHCAVKACADPVQEQTDIERPAKKRKRKHSELNQGEIDSHAFHEKVRCAILEGTKSLVESARLLGYLQGGPATSENPLPGQECNLASLCDMAKDLVGVDDEDGEDQQDHAQLLLDEDGCTSHLDLFSRVTENTSKWAAVVPLMGEEYVIPPHAAFLLSDFSRMQPLLRCGRKFDVIVMDPPWENKSVKRSRRYRSLPSSQLKRLPLPDLASPNCLVVTWVTNRARHLRFVRDELYPHWGVEVVAEWFWIKVTTEGHFVFPLDSPHKKPYEVLVLGRYRCSQTRWSLG; from the exons ATGTCGGTGGTCGTGGAGGGAAAATATGGATGGTTTTTAGACGCATGCGCGCTCATCGATCGGGGCTATGAAAGGTGTCTGACAAGGAAAGCTAACCCGCAGTCCAACCTGAAAGGCTGTTTCAAAAGTCaatgttttaatgttatgaAGAGCCATTGTGCTGTGAAAGCATGTGCTGATCCTGTGCAGGAACAAACCGACATAGAAAGGCCGGCAAAG AAGCGGAAACGAAAGCACAGTGAACTCAATCAGGGAGAGATAGACTCGCATGCTTTTCATGAGAAG GTCAGATGTGCCATTTTGGAGGGAACCAAATCCCTTGTGGAGTCTGCCAGACTTCTGGGGTATCTGCAAGGAGGGCCGGCGACATCAGAGAACCCTCTTCCTGGTCAAGAGTGCAACCTGGCTAGTCTTTGTGACATGGCCAAAGACTTGGTTGGAGTGGATGATGAGGACGGCGAGGACCAGCAAGACCACGCCCAGTTACTTCTTGACGAGGATGGCTGCACGTCACATCTGGATTTGTTCTCCAGGGTAACGGAGAACACGTCAAAATGGGCGGCGGTGGTCCCGCTAATGGGAGAAGAATACGTGATACCTCCACATGCGGCCTTCCTGCTCTCTGATTTCTCCCGAATGCAGCCGCTGCTCCGAT GTGGACGCAAGTTTGATGTCATTGTCATGGATCCGCCGTGGGAAAACAAGTCTGTGAAGAGGAGTCGCAG ATATCGTAGTCTGCCTTCATCGCAGCTGAAAAGACTCCCACTCCCCGACTTGGCAAGCCCAAACTGTTTGGTGGTCACCTGGGTTACAAACCGAGCCAGGCACTTGCGATTCGTGCGAGATGAGCTGTACCCACACTGGGGAGTGGAGGTTGTGGCTGAATGGTTCTGGATTAAG GTTACGACAGAAGGCCACTTTGTGTTCCCACTGGATTCACCACACAAGAAGCCTTATGAGGTGCTGGTCCTGGGCCGATATCGCTGCTCCCAGACGAG GTGGTCCTTGGGTTAG
- the mettl4 gene encoding N(6)-adenine-specific methyltransferase METTL4 isoform X2 gives MSVVVEGKYGWFLDACALIDRGYERCLTRKANPQSNLKGCFKSQCFNVMKSHCAVKACADPVQEQTDIERPAKKRKRKHSELNQGEIDSHAFHEKVRCAILEGTKSLVESARLLGYLQGGPATSENPLPGQECNLASLCDMAKDLVGVDDEDGEDQQDHAQLLLDEDGCTSHLDLFSRVTENTSKWAAVVPLMGEEYVIPPHAAFLLSDFSRMQPLLRCGRKFDVIVMDPPWENKSVKRSRRYRSLPSSQLKRLPLPDLASPNCLVVTWVTNRARHLRFVRDELYPHWGVEVVAEWFWIKVTTEGHFVFPLDSPHKKPYEVLVLGRYRCSQTSSSESLVSPVEDHRLIVSVPSALHSHKPSLSEVLKPYIGTEAICLELFARSLQPGWTSWGNEVLRFQHTSYFTWTAADEPTQSASED, from the exons ATGTCGGTGGTCGTGGAGGGAAAATATGGATGGTTTTTAGACGCATGCGCGCTCATCGATCGGGGCTATGAAAGGTGTCTGACAAGGAAAGCTAACCCGCAGTCCAACCTGAAAGGCTGTTTCAAAAGTCaatgttttaatgttatgaAGAGCCATTGTGCTGTGAAAGCATGTGCTGATCCTGTGCAGGAACAAACCGACATAGAAAGGCCGGCAAAG AAGCGGAAACGAAAGCACAGTGAACTCAATCAGGGAGAGATAGACTCGCATGCTTTTCATGAGAAG GTCAGATGTGCCATTTTGGAGGGAACCAAATCCCTTGTGGAGTCTGCCAGACTTCTGGGGTATCTGCAAGGAGGGCCGGCGACATCAGAGAACCCTCTTCCTGGTCAAGAGTGCAACCTGGCTAGTCTTTGTGACATGGCCAAAGACTTGGTTGGAGTGGATGATGAGGACGGCGAGGACCAGCAAGACCACGCCCAGTTACTTCTTGACGAGGATGGCTGCACGTCACATCTGGATTTGTTCTCCAGGGTAACGGAGAACACGTCAAAATGGGCGGCGGTGGTCCCGCTAATGGGAGAAGAATACGTGATACCTCCACATGCGGCCTTCCTGCTCTCTGATTTCTCCCGAATGCAGCCGCTGCTCCGAT GTGGACGCAAGTTTGATGTCATTGTCATGGATCCGCCGTGGGAAAACAAGTCTGTGAAGAGGAGTCGCAG ATATCGTAGTCTGCCTTCATCGCAGCTGAAAAGACTCCCACTCCCCGACTTGGCAAGCCCAAACTGTTTGGTGGTCACCTGGGTTACAAACCGAGCCAGGCACTTGCGATTCGTGCGAGATGAGCTGTACCCACACTGGGGAGTGGAGGTTGTGGCTGAATGGTTCTGGATTAAG GTTACGACAGAAGGCCACTTTGTGTTCCCACTGGATTCACCACACAAGAAGCCTTATGAGGTGCTGGTCCTGGGCCGATATCGCTGCTCCCAGACGAG CTCCTCTGAGTCGCTGGTTTCCCCCGTGGAGGATCATCGCCTGATTGTCAGCGTCCCGTCAGCTCTTCACTCCCATAAGCCCTCCTTGTCAG AGGTGCTGAAGCCGTACATTGGAACGGAAGCCATTTGCTTAGAACTGTTTGCCCGAAGCCTCCAACCGGGTTGGACAAGCTGGGGCAACGAGGTGCTTCGATTTCAGCACACGAGTTATTTCACCTGGACGGCTGCCGATGAGCCCACTCAGTCCGCCAGTGAGGACTAA
- the mettl4 gene encoding N(6)-adenine-specific methyltransferase METTL4 isoform X1 has product MSVVVEGKYGWFLDACALIDRGYERCLTRKANPQSNLKGCFKSQCFNVMKSHCAVKACADPVQEQTDIERPAKKRKRKHSELNQGEIDSHAFHEKVRCAILEGTKSLVESARLLGYLQGGPATSENPLPGQECNLASLCDMAKDLVGVDDEDGEDQQDHAQLLLDEDGCTSHLDLFSRVTENTSKWAAVVPLMGEEYVIPPHAAFLLSDFSRMQPLLRCGRKFDVIVMDPPWENKSVKRSRRYRSLPSSQLKRLPLPDLASPNCLVVTWVTNRARHLRFVRDELYPHWGVEVVAEWFWIKVTTEGHFVFPLDSPHKKPYEVLVLGRYRCSQTSISSESLVSPVEDHRLIVSVPSALHSHKPSLSEVLKPYIGTEAICLELFARSLQPGWTSWGNEVLRFQHTSYFTWTAADEPTQSASED; this is encoded by the exons ATGTCGGTGGTCGTGGAGGGAAAATATGGATGGTTTTTAGACGCATGCGCGCTCATCGATCGGGGCTATGAAAGGTGTCTGACAAGGAAAGCTAACCCGCAGTCCAACCTGAAAGGCTGTTTCAAAAGTCaatgttttaatgttatgaAGAGCCATTGTGCTGTGAAAGCATGTGCTGATCCTGTGCAGGAACAAACCGACATAGAAAGGCCGGCAAAG AAGCGGAAACGAAAGCACAGTGAACTCAATCAGGGAGAGATAGACTCGCATGCTTTTCATGAGAAG GTCAGATGTGCCATTTTGGAGGGAACCAAATCCCTTGTGGAGTCTGCCAGACTTCTGGGGTATCTGCAAGGAGGGCCGGCGACATCAGAGAACCCTCTTCCTGGTCAAGAGTGCAACCTGGCTAGTCTTTGTGACATGGCCAAAGACTTGGTTGGAGTGGATGATGAGGACGGCGAGGACCAGCAAGACCACGCCCAGTTACTTCTTGACGAGGATGGCTGCACGTCACATCTGGATTTGTTCTCCAGGGTAACGGAGAACACGTCAAAATGGGCGGCGGTGGTCCCGCTAATGGGAGAAGAATACGTGATACCTCCACATGCGGCCTTCCTGCTCTCTGATTTCTCCCGAATGCAGCCGCTGCTCCGAT GTGGACGCAAGTTTGATGTCATTGTCATGGATCCGCCGTGGGAAAACAAGTCTGTGAAGAGGAGTCGCAG ATATCGTAGTCTGCCTTCATCGCAGCTGAAAAGACTCCCACTCCCCGACTTGGCAAGCCCAAACTGTTTGGTGGTCACCTGGGTTACAAACCGAGCCAGGCACTTGCGATTCGTGCGAGATGAGCTGTACCCACACTGGGGAGTGGAGGTTGTGGCTGAATGGTTCTGGATTAAG GTTACGACAGAAGGCCACTTTGTGTTCCCACTGGATTCACCACACAAGAAGCCTTATGAGGTGCTGGTCCTGGGCCGATATCGCTGCTCCCAGACGAG CATCTCCTCTGAGTCGCTGGTTTCCCCCGTGGAGGATCATCGCCTGATTGTCAGCGTCCCGTCAGCTCTTCACTCCCATAAGCCCTCCTTGTCAG AGGTGCTGAAGCCGTACATTGGAACGGAAGCCATTTGCTTAGAACTGTTTGCCCGAAGCCTCCAACCGGGTTGGACAAGCTGGGGCAACGAGGTGCTTCGATTTCAGCACACGAGTTATTTCACCTGGACGGCTGCCGATGAGCCCACTCAGTCCGCCAGTGAGGACTAA